One genomic segment of Fervidobacterium pennivorans includes these proteins:
- a CDS encoding RsiV family protein yields the protein MRRHTPSSNVGGNRGKNFGFLITLLVAFIVVLIISSVFCELKINLQKDVHFEDTVAYVEKASLSQRPFTITKGALQICYQDYEIAPYLTGMPIFEIPF from the coding sequence ATGCGAAGACATACTCCTTCATCTAATGTGGGAGGAAACAGAGGGAAAAACTTTGGTTTTTTAATCACACTTTTGGTAGCATTTATTGTCGTATTGATTATTAGCAGTGTTTTTTGTGAACTCAAAATCAATTTGCAGAAAGATGTTCACTTCGAAGATACCGTTGCGTATGTTGAAAAAGCCTCCCTGTCACAAAGACCATTTACGATAACAAAAGGTGCCTTGCAAATATGCTACCAAGATTACGAGATTGCCCCTTACTTAACTGGTATGCCAATCTTCGAAATTCCATTTTGA